The following coding sequences are from one Paenibacillus sp. FSL R5-0912 window:
- a CDS encoding YitT family protein, translated as MKLRLFGSYLAVIFGSAMIACGFNLFLIPHRLLSGGVSGLAMLVGYFTPFNISLLYLLFNVPLLAAGWFQLGRRFIILSILSVGATTWLMTLVPVHQVSSDMLLASVFGGVLVGVGAGVSFRVGGSSGGFDILGSIITRYRDFPIGNVLVGLNGLVILAAAYFDNNWNLALASMVSIYVSGKVVDLIHVSHIKVTVYIVTTRTDELLQQLLGLQRGVTKIKTEGAYSHVERDMLMTVTTRYELAELKRIIKTSDPQAFVNIVETVGVMGSFRKR; from the coding sequence TTGAAACTCAGACTATTCGGGAGTTATCTGGCCGTAATCTTCGGTTCTGCGATGATTGCCTGCGGCTTCAATCTGTTCCTGATCCCGCACAGACTGCTCAGTGGAGGAGTATCGGGCCTTGCCATGCTGGTCGGTTACTTCACTCCATTTAATATCAGCCTGCTGTACTTACTCTTCAATGTACCGCTGCTTGCCGCCGGCTGGTTCCAGCTCGGACGGAGGTTCATTATCCTCAGTATCCTCTCTGTCGGAGCCACAACCTGGCTGATGACCCTGGTACCGGTGCATCAGGTCTCCTCGGATATGCTGCTGGCTTCCGTCTTCGGAGGGGTGCTTGTAGGTGTCGGGGCCGGAGTGTCCTTCCGTGTGGGCGGCTCGTCCGGCGGATTCGATATTCTGGGCTCGATTATTACACGTTACCGCGATTTCCCGATTGGCAATGTCCTGGTCGGCCTTAACGGGCTCGTTATTCTGGCCGCAGCTTATTTCGATAACAACTGGAACCTGGCACTTGCTTCCATGGTCTCCATTTATGTGAGCGGTAAGGTCGTCGATCTGATTCATGTCAGCCACATCAAAGTCACCGTCTATATAGTAACAACCCGGACGGATGAGCTTCTGCAGCAATTGTTGGGGCTTCAGCGCGGTGTTACAAAGATTAAGACGGAAGGCGCTTATTCTCATGTGGAACGGGACATGCTAATGACAGTGACCACACGTTACGAACTCGCTGAGCTCAAACGGATCATCAAAACAAGCGACCCGCAGGCTTTTGTGAACATCGTTGAAACAGTCGGGGTTATGGGGTCTTTCCGCAAAAGATAG
- a CDS encoding DEAD/DEAH box helicase has translation MKTFAEFGLEPKVLQAITELGFEEATPIQEQAIPLAMAGSDLIGQAQTGTGKTAAFGIPLISKIVREEEKIVALIMTPTRELAIQVAEEIGKLTRFKGLRSLAIYGGQDIGRQIRGLKKKPQIIIGTPGRLLDHINRKTIRLDDVQTIVLDEADEMLDMGFMEDIQTILKLVPEERQTMLFSATMPPNIQRLAQQFLKNPQHVSVIPKQISAPLIDQAYIEVPERQKFEALSRLIDMESPDLAIVFGRTKRRVDELAEGLQKRGYSADGLHGDLSQNQRDAVMRKFRDGSIDVLVATDVAARGLDVSGVTHVINFDLPQDPESYVHRIGRTGRAGKEGTAWSFVTPREMDHLHLIERVTRHRITRKPLPTMAEAIEGKQRITAERLLAMVEDGGELNEYKGIAIQLLEQYDSVQLLSAAMKLLTGDNKDAQIELTPEDPIRAKRRGGKNDIRSGRKPNGGGYGGNRTGSGTGSSSGGGYRGNRDNASSGGSTRGGYSSGYGSNSGSSYGGGYKGNRDAGAGRDGGASRSADRKPSARPSSTSTRPAKQDYDV, from the coding sequence TTGAAAACATTCGCAGAATTCGGCTTGGAGCCAAAAGTGCTACAAGCAATCACTGAACTAGGATTTGAGGAAGCAACACCCATTCAGGAGCAAGCTATTCCGCTTGCAATGGCCGGATCGGATCTGATCGGCCAGGCGCAGACGGGTACAGGTAAGACCGCTGCTTTCGGGATTCCCCTCATTTCCAAGATCGTCCGGGAAGAAGAGAAAATCGTTGCATTGATTATGACGCCTACACGCGAGCTGGCTATCCAAGTAGCGGAAGAAATCGGCAAATTGACCCGCTTCAAGGGACTTCGTTCACTGGCTATCTATGGCGGGCAGGATATCGGCCGTCAAATCCGCGGACTTAAGAAGAAACCACAGATCATTATTGGTACTCCTGGACGTCTCCTGGATCATATCAACCGCAAAACCATCCGTCTTGATGATGTACAGACCATTGTACTTGATGAAGCTGATGAAATGCTGGATATGGGATTCATGGAGGATATCCAGACGATCCTCAAGCTCGTTCCGGAAGAACGTCAGACGATGCTCTTCTCGGCTACTATGCCTCCTAACATTCAACGTCTTGCCCAGCAGTTCCTGAAGAATCCACAGCATGTATCCGTAATACCTAAGCAAATCAGCGCACCGCTAATCGATCAGGCTTATATTGAAGTTCCTGAACGCCAGAAGTTCGAAGCGCTCAGCCGTTTGATTGATATGGAGTCCCCAGATCTGGCTATCGTCTTCGGCCGTACCAAACGCCGGGTAGACGAGCTTGCTGAAGGATTGCAGAAACGCGGATATTCCGCTGATGGCCTGCATGGTGACTTGTCGCAGAATCAGCGCGATGCTGTAATGCGCAAATTCCGTGACGGCAGTATTGATGTACTGGTTGCTACAGACGTTGCAGCCCGCGGTCTGGACGTTTCGGGTGTAACTCATGTAATCAACTTCGACCTTCCACAGGATCCGGAAAGCTATGTACACCGTATCGGCCGTACCGGCCGTGCCGGTAAAGAAGGAACAGCATGGTCCTTCGTGACTCCGCGTGAAATGGATCACCTGCATCTGATCGAACGTGTTACCCGTCACCGTATTACCCGCAAACCGCTTCCTACAATGGCTGAGGCTATTGAAGGCAAACAGCGCATTACAGCTGAACGTCTGCTGGCAATGGTTGAGGATGGCGGGGAACTGAACGAATACAAAGGTATTGCCATTCAATTGCTGGAACAATATGATTCTGTACAGCTGCTATCCGCAGCTATGAAGCTTCTTACCGGCGATAACAAGGATGCTCAAATCGAGCTGACTCCTGAAGATCCGATCCGTGCGAAACGCCGCGGAGGCAAGAACGATATCCGCAGCGGACGCAAGCCTAACGGCGGCGGCTATGGCGGCAACCGTACAGGCTCCGGAACTGGCAGCAGCAGTGGCGGCGGCTATCGCGGTAACCGTGATAATGCCAGCAGCGGCGGAAGCACACGTGGCGGCTACAGCAGCGGCTATGGCAGCAACAGCGGCAGCAGCTACGGCGGCGGCTACAAAGGCAACCGTGATGCGGGAGCAGGACGCGATGGCGGTGCAAGCCGCAGCGCAGACCGTAAACCGTCGGCACGCCCAAGCAGCACAAGCACCCGTCCGGCTAAACAGGATTACGACGTTTAA
- a CDS encoding YesL family protein produces MEFKGAMGGLYRITEWISRIAFSNILWALCSIPFLFAGVMKMIMLGSEAGGPNEQIMLNWVLGVFAPFTVFPATAALFTVVRKWVMGNTDVSTFRTFFQGYKENYFKSMLGGIIYTLLFVIMYVDVTVYMTQMANFKIVGILMLVLMIILFVSMFNFFSIVVHYQMTFKEVVTNSILLTIARPIRVFSTLIGSAVLLYIGLRYPVLYALCIPTFIAMLAFFNFYATYNKLQLQVEKKKLAEEQAALEAAENEGMPSDEDEEEAEEGINLKKS; encoded by the coding sequence TTGGAGTTTAAGGGAGCAATGGGCGGTTTATACCGCATCACAGAATGGATATCACGTATTGCCTTCAGTAATATTTTGTGGGCACTGTGTTCGATTCCATTTCTGTTCGCAGGAGTTATGAAGATGATTATGCTGGGTTCGGAAGCTGGCGGACCGAATGAGCAGATCATGCTCAACTGGGTACTTGGCGTATTCGCGCCATTCACTGTATTTCCCGCTACGGCGGCGTTGTTCACAGTGGTACGCAAATGGGTAATGGGCAACACAGATGTAAGCACATTCCGCACTTTTTTTCAGGGGTACAAAGAGAATTATTTCAAAAGCATGCTTGGAGGCATTATCTACACCCTGCTGTTCGTGATTATGTACGTGGATGTTACCGTATACATGACACAAATGGCCAATTTCAAAATCGTCGGTATTCTGATGCTCGTGCTGATGATTATTTTGTTCGTTTCCATGTTCAATTTCTTCTCGATCGTGGTTCATTACCAGATGACCTTCAAGGAAGTGGTGACCAACTCCATTCTGTTGACCATCGCCCGGCCGATCCGTGTATTCTCTACACTAATTGGTTCAGCGGTTCTTCTCTATATAGGTCTGCGGTATCCGGTGCTCTACGCTCTTTGTATTCCTACTTTCATTGCTATGCTTGCTTTCTTTAACTTCTATGCAACGTACAATAAGCTGCAGCTGCAGGTGGAGAAGAAGAAGCTGGCTGAAGAGCAGGCGGCGCTGGAAGCAGCCGAGAATGAAGGTATGCCTTCTGACGAGGATGAAGAGGAAGCGGAAGAGGGTATTAACCTCAAGAAGAGTTAA
- a CDS encoding DUF1499 domain-containing protein — MSLKRTLVGLFRSHDGTSDRAKDPTLKTRYYTLSRDKAWDEVSATLKKIPGFKVLHEVQSVGEITLEKRTAFGRTLDITVSVLSTSPVRCAVDMYSASRGSLGDLGANYRVIQRLYQSLDKKLGKYKAD, encoded by the coding sequence TTGTCGTTGAAAAGAACCTTGGTCGGTTTATTTCGCAGTCATGACGGAACAAGCGACCGTGCAAAAGATCCGACACTCAAAACACGTTATTACACTCTTTCAAGAGACAAGGCGTGGGATGAAGTATCCGCAACGCTGAAGAAGATTCCTGGATTCAAAGTGCTTCACGAAGTACAGTCTGTAGGGGAGATCACCCTGGAGAAGAGAACGGCATTCGGTCGCACACTGGATATCACCGTATCTGTGCTGAGTACCTCGCCGGTACGCTGTGCCGTAGATATGTATTCTGCATCCAGAGGATCGCTTGGCGATTTGGGTGCCAATTACCGTGTCATTCAGCGTTTGTACCAGTCATTGGATAAGAAGCTGGGCAAATATAAGGCTGATTAA
- the tpx gene encoding thiol peroxidase: MTQERTGVATFKGNPITLVGPELKAGDSAPAFVVSKNLLEDASLGDYAGKIKLISVVPSLDTGVCDAQTRRFNSEAAGLGDDVVILTISTDLPFAQARWCGAAGIDSVITLSDHKETSFGQAYGVLIKEFRLDMRSIFVVDKNDKLAYVEYLAEMAEHPDYEAAISAVRALL, from the coding sequence ATGACGCAAGAAAGAACAGGCGTAGCTACTTTTAAAGGCAATCCCATTACTCTCGTAGGACCTGAACTGAAGGCAGGAGATTCCGCACCAGCATTCGTGGTAAGCAAGAATCTGCTGGAAGATGCTTCACTCGGTGATTATGCCGGCAAAATAAAGCTGATCAGCGTTGTGCCTTCCCTCGATACCGGTGTATGCGATGCACAGACCCGCCGCTTCAACAGTGAGGCCGCCGGTCTCGGCGATGACGTGGTTATCCTCACTATCAGCACAGACCTGCCTTTCGCTCAGGCACGCTGGTGTGGCGCTGCAGGCATTGACAGTGTAATTACACTCTCTGACCACAAGGAAACCTCCTTCGGACAAGCCTACGGTGTACTGATCAAGGAATTCCGTCTGGATATGCGTTCCATTTTCGTCGTGGACAAGAATGACAAGCTGGCTTATGTTGAATATCTCGCCGAAATGGCAGAGCATCCGGACTATGAAGCTGCCATTTCTGCTGTTCGGGCACTGTTGTAA